tctgaaaaattctgaaattcaacttcaagtgaaatttgaaatttttcgaaaaaaatgaaaaatttctTATGGACCGAAAAAGCCTAAAATGGAACACTTGATAAGATTAAAGAGTAGAGCCGAATAACATCTTTATTGACGAATCTCACAACTCTATTTATCTCTAACGCTCTACTTAATTGAGAAGGTTCCCCCTAAATTCTATTGATCAACCATTCGTTCATGCGTTTCAACAATCAAcatttgagaagaagaagaagaagacggatTTATTTAATGCTCGAGGAGCTTTTTTTCAAGATTATTGGATGAATAAAATATAGGCAAGTGAATTTTTAGTGGTAGTTAGTTAGCACACCTATAAATTATAACTATGACAGACTACATAGTGCAGTAAATAGAGTGAGTTTTTTTCACATAGGAGTTCTTGCTTCTCGAGCATAATAGAACTAAAACCATTTGATAAACCTTTTAGTACCATACATTACAATTTCTTCTTCATTGTTTATTCATGTTAGAAGATCGTTTTGACTCATTTGGCATTACAACATGTTGTTCCCAAAACTCACAACCAGGAAAACGcttagaagaagaagatgaagaagaactaGGAGGAACCGGGGGCTGTGTACGTTCAAGTTTAACTTCATAATCTGAATATATTTCATTAGCTAATTTTATTAAATCATTTTTATGAGAACTTAAATCTTGTTCACTATAGTTCAACTCCAGATTTTGATATAAAAACTTAAGGGATAGTTCTATATGTTGTAATTTCATCATAGGATCTAACAATGCACCAAGTAAATATATAGGGGGTACAGGAATAAAATGTTTAATAAATATAGCTCTCATGTTAGGTATTATATCACTAAAGAAAGGCTTATCCTTAAACCTAAAAAGTAACGAAGCTATGTCATTCAAATAAATAAGTATAGAAAAGTGTGCAGTAGCAAAGCAAAACTGTCCTAAAAATTTAACGATCTCTTCACATATATCCCAATTTATGTTATTCAATCCATTTTTATCCTTATAATCAAGAGATTCATTATAAGCTTCGGTAAGAATGGGTTTGCACATAAAGGCAAGGACTAACATCTCATATGTACTATTCCACCTTGTTGGAATATCAGTTGTTAGGTATTTTGCTTTGTGATTTTGAGCTAAAAACCTTTTGTAAAATTCATTTTCTCTTGAATGACAAATTTTCATGTAACGCATGGCTTCTCTTATTTTCCTAAGTTCAGGTTGAAAATGAGCAATTCCATCTGTAACAATTGAATTTAGAACATGGCATGCACATGTAACATACCTATGCTTTAATTCATTAACAGCTAATTCATTAGGATTTTCTCTATAAAATGAAATAGAAAATATCTTATTACCAAGACAATAACGACATGAATACTTACCAATCATGTCTACAATTAAACCTACATCATGAATATCATCAGTTAATATGGTTTGATATGCTAAATTATTTTTTGCATAATATAGTTATCATCAATCCAATGGGCAGTTAGGCATAAAATAGCTTCTCCTACTGAATCAGTATGAATTATGTCAAAAGCTAAGGTTACTTTACTAGAAAGAGACTTGAAATTTTCAATTATTTGGTTTTGATACTCAAGAAATTGTTTCTTAATTTCAGGTATAATAGTACTCCTAGGGATAGGCTTATATTCGGGATAATGGGCAGTTCGAATATAAATTGTTAGAGAATTTATGAAACTTGTATTATAAAGAATTGACTCAGCACTTATTAATTTAACTAATTCAGCACGATTTTTTTCTTCTGAATATTCAGTGGGATTGTAAAAATTTGAACATAATTTCTAGTAAATTTCTGAAGCTCCTACTATAAAGTGACTCAACGATAATAAATTTACTTAGTTCCCATTCGTCTACCTTTTTTGAATATCTAAATTGTTTTCCAGTTTTAGGGTCAATATTAAGTTGTAAAGCATTACTAAAACAACTTTCACTATGTGAGCTAAGTTGATCATGGCCACGCTTATTTTTTAATCTAGTATTACCGGATGGTGATGACATGATTAAGAAAAAgtcaaagaaataaaataacaaatagaATAAGCAAATAAGTAGAGAAAATATATGAGTAAACGTTGAAATAAGtgataaaaaatagaaaataataatTAAACAAAATCGTACTATAATTAAGCAAAATTAATAACTAAAGATGAAACAATGGTACCAAATTGACGAAATACAAAAATTTGAAATCCCATCGCCGGTGTGCCTTGAGACTGACTATTATAAATTGATAGGATAGGGAGATAGAGAGTTTTGAAGAGAAATATAGTGTTTGTAGTGTAAAGTCTAAGGTGTCTTATAGATATGAAAAGagagtgatttttttttttttaaaaaaaaaaactttaacaGAAAGGGACAACGGTCATATGTAATATAGCCGTTAAATggtcataaatggtaaacaaaaGCATTTGGAAAGAGAATAAAGAAATCAGCCCTCTGTTTCCCAGACTCTGATATGGACAATGATCTCATTTGGCCAGCAAAAATCAcattattttgagaagtgttttttttaaaagtgtttttctcaaaagtacttttggtgagaagcagtttgtgtttgactaattagtttgaaaagcacttccgagcagcaattagtgtttgaccaagctttaaaaaactgcttctaagtatatttttctcaaaaatacttcTCAAAAAAGTACatttggagagaaactacttttttgcttctcctcaaaagcatttttttcctttcaaaaagcttggtcaaacagctcaatttagcaaaaaaaaaaaaagaagcttgCAGGCCATAAAGGCTAATAATGTCAGACTATTCATGAACAGAAAAAAAGGATTAAATGACAAATGATGTGTCTTCTTCCATGTAATTATAGTTTAAGGTTTCCAAGAGGGATTGCTCAGACAAAAGGATCAAacgggaataaaaataaaaaacattACATTCTACGTCGCCTCATCAGTAAATAGGAACAAAAAGGAACAACCTTGAAATTTTCGTTTCCTTCTTTTTGGTTGACCAGAGGTTGAAATTCGAGAATTT
This sequence is a window from Nicotiana sylvestris chromosome 3, ASM39365v2, whole genome shotgun sequence. Protein-coding genes within it:
- the LOC138888697 gene encoding zinc finger BED domain-containing protein RICESLEEPER 2-like, whose translation is MIGKYSCRYCLGNKIFSISFYRENPNELAVNELKHRYVTCACHVLNSIVTDGIAHFQPELRKIREAMRYMKICHSRENEFYKRFLAQNHKAKYLTTDIPTRWNSTYEMLVLAFMCKPILTEAYNESLDYKDKNGLNNINWDICEEIVKFLGQFCFATAHFSILIYLNDIASLLFRFKDKPFFSDIIPNMRAIFIKHFIPVPPIYLLGALLDPMMKLQHIELSLKFLYQNLELNYSEQDLSSHKNDLIKLANEIYSDYEVKLERTQPPVPPSSSSSSSSKRFPGCEFWEQHVVMPNESKRSSNMNKQ